The following coding sequences are from one Musa acuminata AAA Group cultivar baxijiao chromosome BXJ2-4, Cavendish_Baxijiao_AAA, whole genome shotgun sequence window:
- the LOC135611063 gene encoding receptor-like protein EIX2 isoform X1 has translation MEERDLLTPYYLQVDTCIVMHQQPEPQSMATDNVYVLFFLLAFLCIQLIKPNVCDGALISGCFPAERSALLEFKRGLKDPTNRLSSWVGEDCCRWEGVTCSNHTGHVVKLDLQNPHPFSDFGDEPYNDWTLGGELRPSLLGLKHLKYLDLSMNDFGGISIPEFMGSFHQLQYLNLSRAGLRGLLPHQLGNLSNLQYLDLNNDNFVAPTHQFSIGDALWISHLASLKHLNLNNVKFQNGTHWLEALNMLPSIVEIYLYSCEIPSVPLSLPHVNFTSLSVLDLSYNSINSTIPSWLFNISGLEHLDLSENNLQGNIPPTFGNLAFLEELNLAFNSLQGGIPTSFINLCRLQNLILSGINISKDLLELDEIFSGCIKMKLEILDLYETNIRGQLPEWLFQLRKLKVLDLGWNLISGPIPASIGQLASLQDLSLAQNQLNETIPESVGWLSQLVTLDLEHNNLEGVMSVAHFGNLTELKYLTLSSNSLALKVKSNWLPPFRLESLWMGSCKQGPEFPAWLQSQINISQIVMSNASIIDAMPNWFWSLISTADYVSVSGNQISGHVPNLLHLNNLYELDLSSNYFEGPLPYFPSGLSLLDLSNNSFSGTISLAIFMNMPKLLYLSLSKNNLSGEIPFSICKLSALKFLDLSKNMLSGELPSCWNDSSPIEFIDFSSNNISGVIPESICSIASLQSVHLSNNSLSGGLPLCLKDCKKLVLLDAGHNDLKGEIPTWIGESLTSLRFLNLRSNMLARDIPPNLSRLSALQFLDLADNKLSGTIPRSFGNFTAMKVIGKFSSRITDYKEQMFITTKGNTRAYDESLSLMNILDLSDNNLFGGVPEELTNLFGLFSLNLSGNHFTGEIIENISKLQQLESLDLSRNNFSGTIPSSLTALTSLSYLNFSYNNLSGKIPLGNQLLTFDDPSSYIGNPGLCGFPLNQSCNVSETARDQSNPDDRDEYEMIWFYTSMAPGFVVGFWAVWGTLILNKNWNLYYFRFIDNMLDKVYVFTVLKVSRIRKRCCSHQG, from the coding sequence ATGGAGGAGAGGGATCTTCTCACTCCATATTATCTACAAGTAGATACCTGCATTGTGATGCACCAGCAACCAGAACCCCAATCCATGGCTACAGACAATGTCTACGTTCTCTTCTTCTTATTGGCCTTCCTATGCATTCAACTGATAAAACCCAACGTCTGCGACGGAGCTCTAATCTCAGGCTGCTTCCCTGCCGAAAGAAGTGCTCTACTTGAGTTCAAACGAGGCCTGAAAGATCCTACCAACAGGCTGTCCTCTTGGGTGGGTGAAGACTGCTGCAGATGGGAGGGTGTGACGTGCAGCAATCATACTGGGCATGTCGTCAAGCTGGACCTCCAGAATCCGCATCCTTTCTCTGATTTTGGTGACGAGCCATACAACGACTGGACCTTAGGAGGTGAGTTGAGGCCTTCTTTACTTGGTCTGAAGCACCTAAAGTACCTGGACCTAAGCATGAACGATTTTGGAGGCATTAGTATTCCAGAATTCATGGGGTCATTCCATCAACTCCAATATCTTAACCTCTCCAGAGCTGGATTGCGTGGACTCCTGCCTCACCAGCTGGGAAATCTCTCCAATCTGCAGTATCTAGACTTAAACAATGACAATTTTGTGGCTCCGACCCATCAATTTAGCATTGGTGATGCACTCTGGATTTCTCACCTTGCTTCTCTAAAGCATCTCAACCTGAATAACGTTAAGTTTCAAAATGGTACTCACTGGCTGGAAGCTCTGAACATGCTTCCTTCTATCGTGGAGATATATTTATATTCCTGTGAAATTCCAAGTGTTCCCCTCTCTCTTCCACATGTGAACTTTACATCACTGTCTGTGCTTGATTTGTCCTATAATTCCATTAACTCTACGATACCTTCCTGGTTATTCAACATAAGTGGCCTTGAGCACCTTGATCTCAGTGAGAACAACCTTCAGGGTAATATTCCACCGACCTTTGGTAACTTGGCTTTCCTCGAGGAACTTAATTTAGCTTTCAATTCTCTTCAAGGAGGAATACCCACTTCCTTCATAAATCTGTGCAGGCTGCAGAATTTAATATTGTCAGGCATCAATATCAGCAAAGATTTGTTAGAACTCGATGAAATTTTCTCTGGTTGCATCAAGATGAAGTTAGAGATTCTGGACTTATACGAAACGAATATTCGTGGGCAGCTGCCTGAATGGTTATTCCAACTCAGGAAGCTTAAAGTACTCGATTTGGGGTGGAATCTGATTTCTGGCCCTATTCCTGCATCAATTGGacaactagcatcactccaaGACCTCTCTCTTGCTCAAAATCAGTTGAACGAAACAATACCAGAAAGCGTGGGGTGGCTGTCTCAGCTAGTTACTTTGGACCTTGAGCACAACAATTTGGAGGGTGTAATGTCTGTGGCGCATTTTGGAAACCTCACAGAATTGAAATACTTAACTTTGTCGTCCAACTCCTTAGCTCTAAAGGTCAAGAGCAATTGGCTTCCTCCCTTCCGGCTAGAATCCCTTTGGATGGGCTCCTGCAAACAGGGTCCTGAGTTCCCTGCATGGCTCCAGTCGCAAATAAATATTTCAcaaattgttatgtctaatgctagtATTATTGATGCTATGCCAAACTGGTTTTGGAGCTTAATTTCCACAGCAGATTACGTGAGTGTCTCCGGCAATCAGATCAGTGGCCACGTACCCAATTTATTGCATTTAAACAACCTCTACGAGTTGGATTTAAGTTCAAACTACTTCGAGGGTCCTCTTCCATATTTTCCTTCTGGATTGTCTTTATTAGATCTGTCAAACAATTCATTTTCAGGAACAATTTCACTTGCCATCTTCATGAATATGCCTAAACTCCTATATTTATcgctttcaaaaaataatttaagtgGTGAAATTCCCTTCTCTATATGCAAACTGTCGGCCTTGAAGtttcttgatctttcaaaaaatatgttATCAGGAGAGCTCCCCAGTTGCTGGAATGATTCTTCCCCAATTGAATTTATAGATTTTTCAAGCAACAACATATCTGGAGTTATTCCTGAGTCAATATGTTCCATAGCATCACTTCAGTCGGTGCACTTGAGCAATAACAGTCTATCTGGAGGGCTGCCTTTGTGCTTGAAGGATTGTAAGAAATTAGTCCTTCTTGATGCCggacataatgatttgaaaggtGAAATTCCAACCTGGATAGGTGAAAGTTTAACTAGTCTGCGGTTCCTCAATCTGCGATCAAATATGTTGGCTAGAGATATTCCTCCAAATCTTTCAAGATTGAGTGCTCTCCAATTTCTCGACCTTGCAGATAATAAGCTGTCAGGAACCATTCCAAGGAGCTTTGGAAATTTTACTGCCATGAAAGTTATTGGAAAATTTTCAAGTCGGATAACAGATTATAAGGAGCAGATGTTTATAACAACTAAAGGAAACACTCGAGCCTATGATGAGTCACTTTCGCTTATGAATATCTTGGACCTCTCAGACAATAACTTATTTGGAGGAGTACCTGAAGAACTCACAAATCTTTTTGGCTTATTCAGCTTAAATTTATCTGGAAACCATTTCACAGGAGAAATCATTGAAAATATCAGTAAATTACAACAGTTGGAGTCCCTTGACTTGTCAAGGAACAACTTTTCTGGCACAATTCCTTCTAGTCTCACTGCCCTGACTTCTTTGTCTTACTTGAACTTCTCATACAATAACTTGTCAGGGAAAATTCCACTTGGTAATCAACTACTGACCTTCGATGATCCATCTAGCTATATTGGCAATCCTGGTCTTTGTGGGTTTCCTCTGAATCAAAGTTGCAATGTCAGTGAGACAGCACGAGATCAAAGTAATCCAGATGATAGAGATGAGTATGAGATGATATGGTTCTACACGAGCATGGCACCAGGATTTGTTGTTGGTTTCTGGGCAgtctggggtaccttaatacttaacaagaattggaacctTTACTACTTCCGATTTATAGACAACATGCTTGACAAAGTATATGTGTTTACCGTACTGAAAGTTTCTAGAATCAGAAAACGTTGTTGTTCCCATCAAGGATGA